From the Panthera leo isolate Ple1 chromosome C1, P.leo_Ple1_pat1.1, whole genome shotgun sequence genome, one window contains:
- the CC1H1orf167 gene encoding uncharacterized protein C1orf167 homolog isoform X2, with protein MELRQDASRKENVPPRPATPLRPERRRFPKSRGVGRGSGHGRWVHECPAEREGPATIRSPGAERRQEPCRVQTNLAGPSLVLKDATGRLVNSGLQQQSNLQTPAGRPQGRARELVVQQSNLSIRGTSLAEGRSHLSPRLRSELLDSFWPHPIPQGSPLSRASLANPLTSLRQSRWLGTDTPCPDVQPAAGFASLSGHTLPGSGPWCVLGNWPPRLMGEPLTLEDLTVPVQSQARAPSQTAIHQLLASVRHLEHEVALLRCRASQEPPGPAHRDPWTSSGRAGGGQGGPGQPVLASWEGREKPVRGLRETADFPGTQGAQAGLSDSRASSKPASLEATLRMLTGDFLDPKQGALLANPARQGENFSPGPTYGSRPKRDPRLPPGVGNREARPCSSACSRAARGGPPGQEGREVALQELVSKEEERTASCPPDAAPARSALQNKARNVGSLESGTARCFRAWWHRVRKRRAVAAAVALGRRRLLRRGLRALRWALRLREAQLEVAWKRHTQALLAQSFRKWRNQTLQQKQGQPRVQAGPGPPPSGTGQGQSPSGREPVADPAWRSSPGSQREEAGAWPGPDGGDGEVQMLQALQQLAGFLLWCHQKEWARQERRVQGEASRATLRTQKKGRPPQARCSHAADAPKVASLDTQQQRAWLGRCFGAWQQFVQRGARYRDRLAHRRARTLRICLQQWVRMKQLQASDGAKVTQLSLCRQKAGNVALCSSAPGVATAQGLGTMAQVQGGSSLREACRRLALRRAPLLWRTRLSQRRKADSFLQGMRQQMIRRILKGWCLRAWGPGTPSDSARTTLAPELLGSIPGGEDLPGCSTPRSSLEKVSRAPTLLETLRLSFVWAAGRQQKRRCLLLWQVRAQQSRRAARWHRCTLRRRILLGWSHWATAQGAQRELAVGWAWERSCRAALGLWRRRLAQRLQAERCVRARGRTLVRGALHRWHGCWQRRQLLHEKYQQWVQVQLQGLRRSVFRDWRRAAARRRRTAAPPEQPLLQSHFQAPCGVVRDTGVFPATRAFRDGPRRALGTTFSMWREAGAAKAWAQGQHVARVPVTHWRSRARGGPTDGQLRRVLEAWAQAAARGRVRGAAITQFRQAASRRLLWTCWAQWRAVLLSGQLEPQEAEAQEACPVDRRQRPGVASRGRLLALMDTPAPWKQTHRCRTRPSPTRHHGGGGPKEQREMSWAQSDREPRLCRAFQVQLQWPGRTSQAQGPPPGKPGGDCSSEASVLKGQGVAAERQLGRRYLQRWHLEALLRRLQGSQQARCLAATWQHWVDAQGEEQLARTLLRQWHLKWAWRVWRRRVLRLRAARRLQQQEGGRVLSQAFEKWCQQLAARGRKRGATGSPVPPEQGGHREPWEQAGSCWGGRGRGKGPSCSCDLFPWKEKQNCAQPSKGRNHVPPIRGVQAQATRHSSHSLGTEL; from the exons ATGGAGCTGAGACAGGACGCCAGCCGCAAGGAGAATGTGCCCCCCAGGCCTGCGACGCCCCTGAGGCCAG AGCGACGGAGATTTCCGAAGAGCAGAGGTGTCGGCCGGGGCAGCGGACATGGCCGGTGGGTGCACGAGTGCCCGGCTGAGAGGGAAGGGCCTGCCACCATACGCTCCCCGGGGGCAGAGCGGCGCCAGGAGCCCTGCCGGGTCCAGACCAACCTGGCCGGCCCGAGCCTCGTCCTGAAGGACGCAACTGGCCGGCTGGTGAACTCAGGCTTGCAACAGCAGAGCAACCTGCAGACCCCGGCCGGCAGGCCCCAGGGGAGAGCTCGAGAGCTTGTCGTCCAGCAGAGTAACCTGAGCATAAGGGGGACCAGCTTGGCCGAAGGCAGGAGTCACCTCAGCCCCCGCCTCCGGTCAGAGCTTCTGGACAGCTTCTGGCCCCACCCGATACCCCAGGGAAGCCCTCTATCCCGAGCGTCGCTGGCTAACCCACTCACCAGCCTGAGACAGTCCCGGTGGCTGGGCACAGACACCCCCTGCCCAGACGTCCAGCCTGCTGCAGGCTTCGCCTCTCTCAGTGGGCACACACTTCCAGGCTCCGGACCCTGGTGTGTCCTGGGGAACTGGCCCCCTAGGCTCATGGGGGAGCCCCTCACCCTGGAGGACCTGACTGTCCCGGTCCAGAGCCAGGCTCGGGCCCCATCCCAGACTGCCATCCACCAGCTGCTGGCCTCTGTGCGACACCTGGAGCACGAGGTAGCCCTTCTCAGGTGCCGGGCCTCCCAGGAACCCCCAGGCCCTGCTCACCGGGACCCCTGGACCAGCAGTGGCCGGgctggcggggggcagggagggcccgGCCAGCCTGTTCTTGCatcctgggaggggagggagaaacccGTGCGAGGCCTCAGGGAAACTGCGGATTTCCCAGGGACACAGGGGGCCCAGGCTGGCCTCTCAGACAGTCGGGCAAGCAGTAAGCCTGCGTCACTGGAGGCCACGCTGAGGATGCTGACAGGGGATTTCCTCGACCCTAAGCAGGGGGCCCTTCTGGCCAACCCCGCGAGGCAAGGAGAGAACTTCTCCCCGGGGCCTACATATGGCAGCAGGCCGAAGAGGGACCCCCGGCTCCCTCCAGGGGTGGGTAACAGGGAAGCCAGACCCTGCTCTTCAGCTTGCTCCCGTGCTGCCCGGGGCGGCCCAcctgggcaggaaggaagggaggtggcCCTGCAGGAGCTTGTCagcaaggaggaggagaggacagCTTCCTGCCCACCAGATGCAGCCCCAGCAAGGAGCGCCCTGCAG AACAAAGCCCGAAACGTTGGGAGCCTGGAGTCCGGGACGGCCCG ATGTTTCAGAGCCTGGTGGCATCGGGTGCGGAAGCGGCGGGCCGTGGCTGCGGCGGTGGCCCTGGGCCGCCGGCGGCTGTTGCGCAGGGGCCTGCGGGCGCTTCGGTGGGCACTGCGGCTCCGGGAGGCCCAGCTGGAGGTGGCATGGAAGCGACACACTCAGGCCCTGCTGGCCCAGAGCTTCCGAAAG TGGAGAAACCAGACTCTGCAGCAGAAGCAAGGGCAGCCCCGCGTCCAGGCTGGGCCGGGACCCCCACCGTCTGGGACGGGCCAAGGCCAGAGCCCCTCAGGAAGGGAGCCGGTGGCAGACCCCGCCTGGAGAAGCAG TCCAGGGAGTCagagggaggaggcgggagcCTGGCCGGGACCAGATGGAGGCGACGGAGAAGTACAGATGCTTCAGGCCTTGCAGCAACTGGCTG GCTTCCTCTTATGGTGCCATCAGAAGGAATGGgccaggcaggagaggagggtcCAGGGAGAGGCCTCCAGGGCCACGCTGAGGACTCAGAAGAAGGGGAGACCCCCCCAGGCCCGGTGCTCTCATGCTGCAGACGCACCCAAGGTGGCCTCGCTGGACACccagcagcagagagcctggctcGGCAg GTGCTTTGGGGCCTGGCAGCAGTTTGTGCAAAGAGGGGCCCGGTACCGGGACCGCCTGGCTCACCGCCGGGCCAGGACCCTGAGGATATGTCTGCAGCAGTGGGTGCGAatgaagcagctccaggcctCAGATGGAGCGAAGGTGACCCAGCTGTCCCTCTGCCGGCAGAAGGCAG GGAACGTGGCCCTCTGCAGCTCAGCCCCTGGCGTGGCCACAGCCCAAGGCCTGGGGACGATGGCCCAGGTGCAAGGTGGCAGCTCCCTGCGGGAAGCCTGCCGGAGACTGGCCCTCCGCCGGGCGCCGCTGCTCTGGAGGACGCGGCTCTCCCAGCGTCGGAAGGCTGA CTCCTTCCTCCAGGGCATGCGGCAGCAGATGATTCGGCGTATCCTGAAGGGCTGGTGCCTGAGGGCCTGGGGTCCAGGCACCCCGTCAGACAGTGCCAGGACCACCTTGGCCCCGGAGCTCCTGGGCAGCATCCCGGGGGGGGAGGACTTGCCGGGCTGCAGCACACCCCGAAGCTCACTAGAGAAG gtTTCCAGGGCCCCCACCCTCCTGGAGACGCTCCGGCTGAGCTTTGTGTGGGCAGCTGGGCGGCAGCAGAAGAGGCGGTGCCTTCTGCTCTGGCAGGTGCGGGCACAGCAGTCCCGGAGGGCAGCGAGGTGGCACCGGTGTACTCTTCGGAGGCG CATCCTTCTCGGCTGGAGCCACTGGGCAACAGCCCAAGGGGCCCAGAGAgagctggctgttggctgggccTGGGAGCGGAGCTGCAGGGCCGCACTGGGCTTGTGGCGGCGGCGGCTGGCGCAGAGGCTGCAGGCAGAGCGGTGCGTTCGGGCCCGGGGTCGCACACTGGTCCGGGGCGCCCTGCACCGCTGGCACGGCTGCTGGCAGA GGCGGCAGCTCCTGCACGAAAAGTACCAGCAGTGGGTGCAGGTGCAACTCCAGGGCCTGAGGAGGTCCGTGTTCCGGGACTGGCGACGGGCAGCAGCTCGTCGGAGACGCACAGCGGCCCCGCCAGAGCAGCCCCTACTGCAGAG CCATTTCCAGGCCCCGTGTGGAGTTGTGAGAGACACAGGGGTGTTCCCAGCCACCAGAGCCTTTCGGGATGGCCCGAGAAGGGCCCTGGGGACCACATTTTCCATGTGGCGGGAAGCCGGAGCAGCCAAAGCCTGGGCACAGGGGCAGCACGTGGCCCGGGTCCCCGTGACCCACTGGAGAAGCCGTGCACGGGGGGGCCCGACGGACGGGCAGCTGAGGAG ggTCCTAGAGGCCTGGGCCCAGGCAGCAGCCAGGGGCCGTGTCCGGGGAGCCGCCATCACCCAATTCCGGCAGGCTGCGTCCAGACGCCTCCTGTGGACCTGCTGGGCCCAGTGGCGGGCAGTGCTGCTCAGTGGGCAATTGGAACCACAGGAGGCAGAGGCCCAGGAGGCCTGCCCGGTTGACCGCAGGCAGCGGCCCGgggtggccagcagagggcgcctcCTAGCACTGATGGACACTCCAGCTCCGTGGAAGCAG ACCCACCGCTGCAGGACGCGGCCCAGCCCAACGCGGCACCACGGCGGCGGTGGAccgaaggagcagagagaaatgtCCTGGGCTCAGA GTGACAGAGAGCCTCGCCTCTGCCGTGCCTTCCAGGTCCAGCTGCAGTGGCCTGGACGCACCAGCCAGGCCCAGGGCCCGCCGCCCGGAAAACCAGGAGGGGACTGCAGCTCTGAGGCCAGCGTCCTCAAAGGCCAAGGCGTGGCCGCTGAGAGGCAGCTGGG GAGGAGGTACCTGCAGCGCTGGCACCTTGAGGCCTTGCTTCGCCGGCTCCAGGGCTCCCAGCAGGCCAGGTGCCTGGCGGCAACATGGCAGCACTGGGTGGACGCTCAGGGAGAGGAGCAGCTGGCACGGACGCTG CTCAGGCAGTGGCACCTGAAGTGGGCCTGGCGCGTGTGGCGGCGGCGAGTCCTGCGGCTGCGGGCGGCTCGGCGATTGCAGCAACAGGAAGGCGGCCGGGTCCTTTCCCAG GCCTTTGAGAAGTGGTGCCAACAGCTGGCAGCCAGGGGCCGGAAGAGAGGAGCCACCGGCAGCCCGGTACCCCCTGAGCAAGGCGGGCATCGGGAGCCCTGGGAGCAGGCTGGAAGCTGCTGGGGTGGACGTGGGCGGGGCAAGGGGCCCAGCTGCAGCTGTGACTTGTTCccatggaaagaaaaacagaactgtgCCCAGCCTTCGAAAGGAAGGAACCACGTCCCACCCATCCGGGGAGTGCAGGCTCAAGCCACCAGGCACTCATCCCACAGCCTGGGGACAGAGCTCTGA
- the CC1H1orf167 gene encoding uncharacterized protein C1orf167 homolog isoform X1 yields the protein MELRQDASRKENVPPRPATPLRPGKRLERRRFPKSRGVGRGSGHGRWVHECPAEREGPATIRSPGAERRQEPCRVQTNLAGPSLVLKDATGRLVNSGLQQQSNLQTPAGRPQGRARELVVQQSNLSIRGTSLAEGRSHLSPRLRSELLDSFWPHPIPQGSPLSRASLANPLTSLRQSRWLGTDTPCPDVQPAAGFASLSGHTLPGSGPWCVLGNWPPRLMGEPLTLEDLTVPVQSQARAPSQTAIHQLLASVRHLEHEVALLRCRASQEPPGPAHRDPWTSSGRAGGGQGGPGQPVLASWEGREKPVRGLRETADFPGTQGAQAGLSDSRASSKPASLEATLRMLTGDFLDPKQGALLANPARQGENFSPGPTYGSRPKRDPRLPPGVGNREARPCSSACSRAARGGPPGQEGREVALQELVSKEEERTASCPPDAAPARSALQNKARNVGSLESGTARCFRAWWHRVRKRRAVAAAVALGRRRLLRRGLRALRWALRLREAQLEVAWKRHTQALLAQSFRKWRNQTLQQKQGQPRVQAGPGPPPSGTGQGQSPSGREPVADPAWRSSPGSQREEAGAWPGPDGGDGEVQMLQALQQLAGFLLWCHQKEWARQERRVQGEASRATLRTQKKGRPPQARCSHAADAPKVASLDTQQQRAWLGRCFGAWQQFVQRGARYRDRLAHRRARTLRICLQQWVRMKQLQASDGAKVTQLSLCRQKAGNVALCSSAPGVATAQGLGTMAQVQGGSSLREACRRLALRRAPLLWRTRLSQRRKADSFLQGMRQQMIRRILKGWCLRAWGPGTPSDSARTTLAPELLGSIPGGEDLPGCSTPRSSLEKVSRAPTLLETLRLSFVWAAGRQQKRRCLLLWQVRAQQSRRAARWHRCTLRRRILLGWSHWATAQGAQRELAVGWAWERSCRAALGLWRRRLAQRLQAERCVRARGRTLVRGALHRWHGCWQRRQLLHEKYQQWVQVQLQGLRRSVFRDWRRAAARRRRTAAPPEQPLLQSHFQAPCGVVRDTGVFPATRAFRDGPRRALGTTFSMWREAGAAKAWAQGQHVARVPVTHWRSRARGGPTDGQLRRVLEAWAQAAARGRVRGAAITQFRQAASRRLLWTCWAQWRAVLLSGQLEPQEAEAQEACPVDRRQRPGVASRGRLLALMDTPAPWKQTHRCRTRPSPTRHHGGGGPKEQREMSWAQSDREPRLCRAFQVQLQWPGRTSQAQGPPPGKPGGDCSSEASVLKGQGVAAERQLGRRYLQRWHLEALLRRLQGSQQARCLAATWQHWVDAQGEEQLARTLLRQWHLKWAWRVWRRRVLRLRAARRLQQQEGGRVLSQAFEKWCQQLAARGRKRGATGSPVPPEQGGHREPWEQAGSCWGGRGRGKGPSCSCDLFPWKEKQNCAQPSKGRNHVPPIRGVQAQATRHSSHSLGTEL from the exons ATGGAGCTGAGACAGGACGCCAGCCGCAAGGAGAATGTGCCCCCCAGGCCTGCGACGCCCCTGAGGCCAGGCAAGAGGCTTG AGCGACGGAGATTTCCGAAGAGCAGAGGTGTCGGCCGGGGCAGCGGACATGGCCGGTGGGTGCACGAGTGCCCGGCTGAGAGGGAAGGGCCTGCCACCATACGCTCCCCGGGGGCAGAGCGGCGCCAGGAGCCCTGCCGGGTCCAGACCAACCTGGCCGGCCCGAGCCTCGTCCTGAAGGACGCAACTGGCCGGCTGGTGAACTCAGGCTTGCAACAGCAGAGCAACCTGCAGACCCCGGCCGGCAGGCCCCAGGGGAGAGCTCGAGAGCTTGTCGTCCAGCAGAGTAACCTGAGCATAAGGGGGACCAGCTTGGCCGAAGGCAGGAGTCACCTCAGCCCCCGCCTCCGGTCAGAGCTTCTGGACAGCTTCTGGCCCCACCCGATACCCCAGGGAAGCCCTCTATCCCGAGCGTCGCTGGCTAACCCACTCACCAGCCTGAGACAGTCCCGGTGGCTGGGCACAGACACCCCCTGCCCAGACGTCCAGCCTGCTGCAGGCTTCGCCTCTCTCAGTGGGCACACACTTCCAGGCTCCGGACCCTGGTGTGTCCTGGGGAACTGGCCCCCTAGGCTCATGGGGGAGCCCCTCACCCTGGAGGACCTGACTGTCCCGGTCCAGAGCCAGGCTCGGGCCCCATCCCAGACTGCCATCCACCAGCTGCTGGCCTCTGTGCGACACCTGGAGCACGAGGTAGCCCTTCTCAGGTGCCGGGCCTCCCAGGAACCCCCAGGCCCTGCTCACCGGGACCCCTGGACCAGCAGTGGCCGGgctggcggggggcagggagggcccgGCCAGCCTGTTCTTGCatcctgggaggggagggagaaacccGTGCGAGGCCTCAGGGAAACTGCGGATTTCCCAGGGACACAGGGGGCCCAGGCTGGCCTCTCAGACAGTCGGGCAAGCAGTAAGCCTGCGTCACTGGAGGCCACGCTGAGGATGCTGACAGGGGATTTCCTCGACCCTAAGCAGGGGGCCCTTCTGGCCAACCCCGCGAGGCAAGGAGAGAACTTCTCCCCGGGGCCTACATATGGCAGCAGGCCGAAGAGGGACCCCCGGCTCCCTCCAGGGGTGGGTAACAGGGAAGCCAGACCCTGCTCTTCAGCTTGCTCCCGTGCTGCCCGGGGCGGCCCAcctgggcaggaaggaagggaggtggcCCTGCAGGAGCTTGTCagcaaggaggaggagaggacagCTTCCTGCCCACCAGATGCAGCCCCAGCAAGGAGCGCCCTGCAG AACAAAGCCCGAAACGTTGGGAGCCTGGAGTCCGGGACGGCCCG ATGTTTCAGAGCCTGGTGGCATCGGGTGCGGAAGCGGCGGGCCGTGGCTGCGGCGGTGGCCCTGGGCCGCCGGCGGCTGTTGCGCAGGGGCCTGCGGGCGCTTCGGTGGGCACTGCGGCTCCGGGAGGCCCAGCTGGAGGTGGCATGGAAGCGACACACTCAGGCCCTGCTGGCCCAGAGCTTCCGAAAG TGGAGAAACCAGACTCTGCAGCAGAAGCAAGGGCAGCCCCGCGTCCAGGCTGGGCCGGGACCCCCACCGTCTGGGACGGGCCAAGGCCAGAGCCCCTCAGGAAGGGAGCCGGTGGCAGACCCCGCCTGGAGAAGCAG TCCAGGGAGTCagagggaggaggcgggagcCTGGCCGGGACCAGATGGAGGCGACGGAGAAGTACAGATGCTTCAGGCCTTGCAGCAACTGGCTG GCTTCCTCTTATGGTGCCATCAGAAGGAATGGgccaggcaggagaggagggtcCAGGGAGAGGCCTCCAGGGCCACGCTGAGGACTCAGAAGAAGGGGAGACCCCCCCAGGCCCGGTGCTCTCATGCTGCAGACGCACCCAAGGTGGCCTCGCTGGACACccagcagcagagagcctggctcGGCAg GTGCTTTGGGGCCTGGCAGCAGTTTGTGCAAAGAGGGGCCCGGTACCGGGACCGCCTGGCTCACCGCCGGGCCAGGACCCTGAGGATATGTCTGCAGCAGTGGGTGCGAatgaagcagctccaggcctCAGATGGAGCGAAGGTGACCCAGCTGTCCCTCTGCCGGCAGAAGGCAG GGAACGTGGCCCTCTGCAGCTCAGCCCCTGGCGTGGCCACAGCCCAAGGCCTGGGGACGATGGCCCAGGTGCAAGGTGGCAGCTCCCTGCGGGAAGCCTGCCGGAGACTGGCCCTCCGCCGGGCGCCGCTGCTCTGGAGGACGCGGCTCTCCCAGCGTCGGAAGGCTGA CTCCTTCCTCCAGGGCATGCGGCAGCAGATGATTCGGCGTATCCTGAAGGGCTGGTGCCTGAGGGCCTGGGGTCCAGGCACCCCGTCAGACAGTGCCAGGACCACCTTGGCCCCGGAGCTCCTGGGCAGCATCCCGGGGGGGGAGGACTTGCCGGGCTGCAGCACACCCCGAAGCTCACTAGAGAAG gtTTCCAGGGCCCCCACCCTCCTGGAGACGCTCCGGCTGAGCTTTGTGTGGGCAGCTGGGCGGCAGCAGAAGAGGCGGTGCCTTCTGCTCTGGCAGGTGCGGGCACAGCAGTCCCGGAGGGCAGCGAGGTGGCACCGGTGTACTCTTCGGAGGCG CATCCTTCTCGGCTGGAGCCACTGGGCAACAGCCCAAGGGGCCCAGAGAgagctggctgttggctgggccTGGGAGCGGAGCTGCAGGGCCGCACTGGGCTTGTGGCGGCGGCGGCTGGCGCAGAGGCTGCAGGCAGAGCGGTGCGTTCGGGCCCGGGGTCGCACACTGGTCCGGGGCGCCCTGCACCGCTGGCACGGCTGCTGGCAGA GGCGGCAGCTCCTGCACGAAAAGTACCAGCAGTGGGTGCAGGTGCAACTCCAGGGCCTGAGGAGGTCCGTGTTCCGGGACTGGCGACGGGCAGCAGCTCGTCGGAGACGCACAGCGGCCCCGCCAGAGCAGCCCCTACTGCAGAG CCATTTCCAGGCCCCGTGTGGAGTTGTGAGAGACACAGGGGTGTTCCCAGCCACCAGAGCCTTTCGGGATGGCCCGAGAAGGGCCCTGGGGACCACATTTTCCATGTGGCGGGAAGCCGGAGCAGCCAAAGCCTGGGCACAGGGGCAGCACGTGGCCCGGGTCCCCGTGACCCACTGGAGAAGCCGTGCACGGGGGGGCCCGACGGACGGGCAGCTGAGGAG ggTCCTAGAGGCCTGGGCCCAGGCAGCAGCCAGGGGCCGTGTCCGGGGAGCCGCCATCACCCAATTCCGGCAGGCTGCGTCCAGACGCCTCCTGTGGACCTGCTGGGCCCAGTGGCGGGCAGTGCTGCTCAGTGGGCAATTGGAACCACAGGAGGCAGAGGCCCAGGAGGCCTGCCCGGTTGACCGCAGGCAGCGGCCCGgggtggccagcagagggcgcctcCTAGCACTGATGGACACTCCAGCTCCGTGGAAGCAG ACCCACCGCTGCAGGACGCGGCCCAGCCCAACGCGGCACCACGGCGGCGGTGGAccgaaggagcagagagaaatgtCCTGGGCTCAGA GTGACAGAGAGCCTCGCCTCTGCCGTGCCTTCCAGGTCCAGCTGCAGTGGCCTGGACGCACCAGCCAGGCCCAGGGCCCGCCGCCCGGAAAACCAGGAGGGGACTGCAGCTCTGAGGCCAGCGTCCTCAAAGGCCAAGGCGTGGCCGCTGAGAGGCAGCTGGG GAGGAGGTACCTGCAGCGCTGGCACCTTGAGGCCTTGCTTCGCCGGCTCCAGGGCTCCCAGCAGGCCAGGTGCCTGGCGGCAACATGGCAGCACTGGGTGGACGCTCAGGGAGAGGAGCAGCTGGCACGGACGCTG CTCAGGCAGTGGCACCTGAAGTGGGCCTGGCGCGTGTGGCGGCGGCGAGTCCTGCGGCTGCGGGCGGCTCGGCGATTGCAGCAACAGGAAGGCGGCCGGGTCCTTTCCCAG GCCTTTGAGAAGTGGTGCCAACAGCTGGCAGCCAGGGGCCGGAAGAGAGGAGCCACCGGCAGCCCGGTACCCCCTGAGCAAGGCGGGCATCGGGAGCCCTGGGAGCAGGCTGGAAGCTGCTGGGGTGGACGTGGGCGGGGCAAGGGGCCCAGCTGCAGCTGTGACTTGTTCccatggaaagaaaaacagaactgtgCCCAGCCTTCGAAAGGAAGGAACCACGTCCCACCCATCCGGGGAGTGCAGGCTCAAGCCACCAGGCACTCATCCCACAGCCTGGGGACAGAGCTCTGA